A stretch of the Orcinus orca chromosome 1, mOrcOrc1.1, whole genome shotgun sequence genome encodes the following:
- the DRAXIN gene encoding draxin: MAGPTTHVAPMLFLALLLLLELSLAVSLGPGSSARNLPENHIDLPGPALWTPQTSHHRRQGLGKKERDPGTPGRAQDGAVVATTRQASRLPGAGGLLPGQSPAGLLQDKDLLLGLTLPYPEKQSRSPGSERVKKRGREHKRRKERLKLHRGRALVRGPSSLMKKVELSEDQGPDAAMEESSTSLAPTILYLTTFKAAPATEESLILPVTSLWPQAHPRPDGEVMPTLDMALFDWTDYEDLKPEVWLSTKKKEKHRGKLSSDGNETSPAEGEPCDHHQDCLPGTCCDLREHLCTPHNRGLNNKCFDDCMCVEGLRCYVKFHRNRRVTRRKGRCVEPETADGDQGSFINV, encoded by the exons ATGGCTGGGCCTACCACCCACGTTGCCCCCATGCTGTTCCTCGCCCTCCTCCTGCTACTGGAGCTGAGCCTGGCAGTCTCCCTGGGACCCGGAAGCTCTGCTCGGAACCTCCCGGAGAATCACATCGACCTCCCAGGCCCAGCACTGTGGACGCCCCAGACCAGCCACCACCGCCGGCAGGGCCTGGGCAAGAAGGAGCGTGACCCAGGCACACCTGGCCGGGCCCAGGATGGGGCTGTGGTTGCCACCACCAGGCAGGCCTCCAGGCTGCCAGGGGCAGGGGGGCTGCTGCCTGGGCAGAGTCCTGCAGGCCTGCTGCAGGACAAGGATCTGCTCCTGGGGCTGACACTGCCCTACCCCGAGAAGCAGAGCCGGTCTCCAGGGTCAGAGAGGGTGAAGAAACGAGGCAGGGAGCACAAGAGACGTAAGGAGAGGTTGAAACTGCACAGAG GCCGAGCCTTGGTCAGAGGTCCCAGCTCCCTGATGAAGAAGGTGGAGCTGTCAGAAGACCAGGGCCCAGATGCCGCGATGGAGGAATCCTCCACCAGCCTGGCCCCCACCATACTCTACCTCACCACCTTTAAGGCAGCACCTGCCACAGAAGAGTCCCTGATCCTGCCCGTCACATCCCTGTGGCCCCAG GCTCATCCCAGGCCCGACGGGGAGGTGATGCCCACACTGGACATGGCCTTGTTTGACTGGACCGATTATGAAGACTTAAAGCCTGAGGTCTGGCTGTCTACGAAGAAGAAAG AGAAACACCGGGGCAAACTCTCCAGTGATGGGAATGAAACATCACCGGCTGAAGGGGAGCCCTGCGACCATCACCAGGACTGCCTGCCAG GGACCTGCTGCGACCTCCGGGAGCACCTCTGCACGCCCCACAACCGAGGCCTGAACAACAAATGCTTTGACGACTGCATGTGTGTGGAAG GGCTGCGCTGCTACGTCAAATTCCACCGGAACCGCAGGGTCACCCGGAGAAAGGGGCGCTGCGTGGAGCCCGAAACGGCCGACGGCGACCAGGGATCTTTCATCAACGTCTAG